The Toxoplasma gondii ME49 chromosome III, whole genome shotgun sequence genome includes a window with the following:
- a CDS encoding tubulin/FtsZ family, GTPase domain-containing protein (encoded by transcript TGME49_275870), producing MPREVFVVQIGQCGNQIGGQFWETLLEEHAAAVVREAEAAKKWSRQNASYVPRFSASMSTFFRNVNARHHACYDLGDGQPLRTLKARAILIDMEEGVLNELRRGSFGSLFDERHLISDVSGAGNNWAHGFCVYGPEHRDRIAESLRRSLEAAESPQGFLILHSLGGGTGSGLGSFVVQMLEEELPDLPRFCCSVVPSPLQADDVVTAPYNNLLSLLHLRRHASCVLPVSNDALVKMYEAGRPPLFRSSFLFFFSLFFALFVFAFSAFLAGISTNDDDWRERRHDFQSGRAETREKEMCIR from the exons ATGCCCCGGGAAGTCTTCGTCGTTCAGATAGGCCAATGTGGAAACCAGATCGGCGGTCAATTTTGGGAGACCCTTTTGGAAGAACACGCGGCCGCAGTGGTTAGAGAGGCGGAAGCCGCAAAGAAATGGAGCAGGCAGAATGCGAGTTATGTTCCTCGCTTCAGCGCTTCCATGTCGACTTTCTTCCGCAACGTCAACGCCAG ACACCACGCCTGCTACGACCTCGGGGACGGACAGCCTCTTAGGACTCTCAAAGCTCGC GCTATTTTGATAGACATGGAAGAAGGCGTTCTCAACGAACTACGCCGAGGCTCCTTCGGCTCTCTCTTTGACGAGAGACACCTCATTTCCGACGTTTCTGGAGCTGGAAATAACTG GGCTCACGGCTTCTGCGTGTACGGACCTGAGCACCGCGACAGAATCGCAGAGAGTCTGCGACGCTCTTTGGAGGCTGCAGAGTCCCCGCAAGGCTTTTTGATTCTGCATTCACTGGGAGGCGGAACAGGCTCCGGTTTGGGAAGCTTCGTTGTGCAGA TGCTGGAGGAAGAGCTCCCTGACCTCCcgcgcttctgctgctctgtCGTACCGTCGCCACTGCAGGCGGACGACGTAGTCACAGCTCCTTACAACaatctcctttctcttttgcaTCTGCGCCGACATGCTTCTTGCGTCCTGCCTGTCTCCAACGACGCACTCGTCAAAATGT ACGAAGCAGGCCGTCCACCTCTCTTTCGATCGTcattcctcttcttcttctctctcttcttcgcgctcttcgttttcgcgttctccgcgtttcttgCGGGCATCTCCACGAACGACGAtgactggagagaaaggagacacgatTTCCAGAGCGGGAGAgcggaaacgcgagagaaggaaatgtGCATTCGCTGA
- a CDS encoding hypothetical protein (encoded by transcript TGME49_275860~Predicted trans-membrane domain (TMHMM2.0):12-35), which produces MDVRYQTRGAVAAVYVLFRTVVGAVLGLHCLKIVSAEVGLTHGIMSTEFEVELRGHNWVIDSGACLLGQPRNLVVDPVLDSEFMTPQKLLTDRTGPELCSWLEKIHRQHMEQKPAWLAAYQKFEKRFFLLRLLGMVGKPITFFPEFTVRIIVKHFSLWGDDRWGNAQPWIAATFEYAHPEGAGGELFLHIEKVFSMEFSGRVAKLVHILLNPSATFNQYVELHRRKSSGVPGDSGVSGIRRTLYERDLNISHFPTADTSQISHSLAPDILTLRFAKQDFWMEDGSCYILSRFVATSSIRGKTLCKIVSDYGHRESWMPFVGSRKKTVALAVTAADFFNTRRPSLVAHIKEGVKLEALDKTPVVLELVTDPVILRSYVEAARKA; this is translated from the exons atGGATGTTCGGTATCAGACACGCGGAGCGGTTGCCGCGGTGTACGTTCTCTTCCGCACTGTAGTAGGCGCAGTACTCGGACTCCATTGTCTGAAGATTGTTTCGGCAGAGGTCGGTCTTACGCATGGGATCATGTCTACCGAATTTGAGGTAGAGCTTAGAGGCCACAACTGGGTCATCGACTCGGGTGCCTGCCTGTTGGGGCAGCCGAGGAATCTTGTCGTGGATCCCGTTCTCGACAGCGAGTTCATGACGCCACAGAAGCTGCTCACAGACCGGACGGGCCCGGAGCTCTGCAGCTGGCTGGAGAAAATCCATCGGCAGCACATGGAACAGAAGCCAGCGTGGTTGGCAGCGTACCAAAAGTTCGA gaaacgcttctttcttctccgccttctggGAATGGTGGGGAAGCCCATCACGTTTTTCCCCGAGTTCACAGTGAGGATAATCGTGAAACACTTCAGTTTGTGGGGGGACGATAGATGGGGGAATGCGCAGCCTTGGATTGCCGCGACATTCGAGTACGCTCATCCTGAAGGCGCCGGAGGCGAGCTCTTTCTCCACATAGAAAAGGTTTTCTCGATGGAGTTTAGCGGCCGGGTGGCGAAGCTTGTGCACATCCTCTTGAATCCGTCGGCGACCTTCAACCAATACGTGGAACTCCatagaagaaaaagcagtgGGGTTCCCGGGGACTCCGGTGTCTCAGGGATACGTCGGACGCTCTACGAGAGGGACTTGAATATTAGCCACTTTCCGACCGCAGACACCAGTCAGATCAGTCACAGCTTGGCCCCCGATATACTCACGCTGAGATTTGCCAAACAGGACTTCTGGATGGAAGACGGCAGCTGCTACATTCTCTC GAGATTCGTTGCAACGTCTTCGATACGAGGGAAGACTCTGTGCAAGATTGTCTCTGACTATGGTCACAGAGAATCGTGGATGCCTTTCGTGGGGagcaggaaaaaaacggtTGCTCTGGCTGTGACAGCTGCCGATTTTTTCAATACTCGGCGGCCCTCTTTGGTAGCACATATCAAGGAAGGAGTGAAGCTGGAAGCGCTCGACAAAACTCCTGTCGTGCTGGAGCTTGTCACAGATCCTGTAATACTGCGCTCCTACGTTGAAGCTGCTAGGAAAGCATAA